In the Sus scrofa isolate TJ Tabasco breed Duroc chromosome 6, Sscrofa11.1, whole genome shotgun sequence genome, one interval contains:
- the KDF1 gene encoding keratinocyte differentiation factor 1 → MPRPGHPRPSSGPPRLGPWERPAELCLETYDEPSRAPPSRRTRRPDPKDPGHHGPESLTFLSGSAEQAAEPPACCLLWRPLVWDWCRAAFCFRRCRDCLQRCGACARGCSPCLSAGDSPEGTAEASWAKEHNGVPPSPDRAPPSRRDGQRLKSAMGSSFSYPDVKLKGIPVYPYRSATSPVPDSDSCCKEPLAEPPSMRHSLPSTLASSPRGSEEYYSFHESDLDLPEIGSGSMSSREIDVLIFKKLTELFSVHQIDELAKCTSDTVFLEKTSKISDLISSITQDYHLDEQDAEGRLVRGIIRISTRKSRARPQATEGRSTRAAAPAAAAPDSGHETMVGSGLSQDELTVQISQETTADAIARKLRPYGAPGYPTSHDSSFQGTDTDSSGAPLLQVYC, encoded by the exons ATGCCCCGCCCTGGACACCCCCGCCCGTCATCTGGGCCCCCACGCCTGGGCCCCTGGGAGCGACCAGCAGAGCTATGCCTGGAGACGTATGATGAGCCATCCCGGGCCCCACCAAGCCGCCGCACCCGTAGGCCAGACCCCAAGGACCCTGGCCACCATGGGCCGGAGAGCCTTACCTTCCTCTCCGGCTCTGCTGAGCAGGCTGCTGAGCCCCCAGCCTGCTGCCTGCTCTGGCGGCCCTTGGTGTGGGACTGGTGCCGGGCTGCCTTTTGCTTCCGCCGCTGCCGGGATTGCCTCCAGCGCTGTGGAGCTTGTGCGCGGGGCTGCAGCCCCTGCTTGTCAGCTGGGGACTCCCCTGAAGGGACTGCTGAAGCCAGCTGGGCCAAGGAGCACAATGGAGTGCCCCCCAGCCCTGACCGTGCCCCTCCTAGCCGGCGGGATGGCCAGCGGCTCAAGTCGGCCATGGGCAGCAGCTTCAGCTACCCTGACGTCAAGCTCAAAGGCATCCCTGTGTATCCCTACCGCAGCGCCACCTCCCCAGTCCCGGATTCGGACTCTTGCTGCAAGGAGCCACTGGCCGAGCCCCCATCCATGCGGCACAGCCTGCCCAGCACCCTTGCCAGCAGCCCCCGTGGCTCCGAGGAATACTACTCCTTCCACGAGTCGGACCTGGACCTACCTGAGATAGGCAGTGGCTCCATGTCCAGCCGCGAGATCGATGTGCTCATCTTCAAGAAGCTGACGGAGCTGTTCAGTGTACACCAGATCGACGAGCTGGCCAAGTGCACCTCAGACACTGTGTTCCTGGAGAAGACCAGTAAGATCTCGGACCTTATCAGCAGCATCACCCAGGACTACCATCTGGATGAGCAGGATGCTGAGGGCCGCCTGGTTCGCGGCATCATTCGCATCAGTACCCGAAAGAGCCGTGCCCGCCCCCAGGCCACAGAGGGGCGCTCAACCCGGGCGGCTGCCCCTGCTGCCGCTGCCCCTGACAGTGGCCATGAGACCATGGTGGGCTCAGGGCTCAGCCAGGATG AACTCACGGTGCAGATCTCCCAGGAGACGACCGCAGATGCCATCGCCAGGAAGCTGAGGCCTTATGGAGCCCCAG gATACCCCACCAGCCACGACTCGTCCTTCCAGGGCACTGACACAGACTCTTCAGGGGCACCCCTGCTCCAGGTGTACTGCTAA